From Primulina huaijiensis isolate GDHJ02 chromosome 15, ASM1229523v2, whole genome shotgun sequence, one genomic window encodes:
- the LOC140959204 gene encoding metal tolerance protein 9-like isoform X1, with translation MESMGVIGESRRELLGADEVVGEPSSWRLNINEFRLPDRGTDQRHSFSLPRLIRNIRKQQKIAEYYKRQARLLEGFNEMENFHESGCLPDTLSEDELKQLARRERMAINVSNIANLFLFVIKVYASAESKSLAVIASTLDSFLDLLSGLILWFTAYAMKNPNQYRYPIGKKRMQPVGIIVFASVMATLGLQIILESVRQLFAKSGPDMNHEKEMWMIGIMVSVTAVKFVLMMYCRQFKNEIVRAYAKDHFFDVVTNSVGLATGVLAIRFYRWIDPTGAIIIALYTIITWAKTVFENVRSLIGRTAPPDFLAKLTYLVWNHDKEIQHIDTVRAYTFGSHYFVEVDIVLPEDMLLSQAHNIGETLQEKLEKLPEVERAFVHIDFEFTHRPEHKSKA, from the exons atggagagcatGGGCGTCATCGGCGAGAGCCGTAGGGAGTTGCTTGGCGCGGATGAGGTCGTCGGAGAGCCGTCGTCGTGGAGATTGAACATCAATGAGTTCCGATTGCCCGATCGCGGAACCGACCAGCGTCACTCTTTCAGCCTCCCGCGCCTCATCCGCAATATAA gaaaacaacaaaaaattgcTGAATATTACAAAAGGCAAGCAAGACTCCTTGAAGGATTTAATGAAATGGAGAACTTTCATGAATCTGGCTGTTTACCGGATACTCTGTCAGAG GATGAATTGAAGCAACTTGCCAGGAGAGAAAGGATGGCGATTAATGTGTCAAACATAGCCAATCTGTTCCTTTTTGTCATAAAAGTTTATGCTTCAGCTGAAAGCAAATCTTTGGCTGTAATTGCGTCAACCCTGGATTCTTTTCTAGACCTATTGTCTGGGCTGATCCTGTGGTTTACTGCCTATGCCATGAAAAATCCAAACCAGTACCGCTACCCAATTGGAAAGAAACGAATGCAGCCGGTC GGGATTATCGTTTTTGCATCTGTTATGGCAACTTTGGGATTGCAAATAATTCTAGAGTCTGTAAGGCAACTGTTTGCAAAG TCTGGTCCAGATATGAACCATGAGAAGGAGATGTGGATGATAGGAATCATGGTTTCTGTTACCGCTGTGAAGTTTGTATTAATGATGTATTGTCGACAATTCAAGAATGAAATAGTTAGAGCCTATGCTAAAGATCATTTCTTCGATGTCGTTACTAATTCAGTCGGGCTGGCAACTGGTGTATTAGCAATTCGATTCTACAGGTGGATTGATCCTACAGGAGCTATAATC ATAGCATTATACACAATCATAACCTGGGCAAAAACAGTTTTTGAAAACGTGCGATCATTGATCGGAAGAACAGCTCCTCCAGATTTTCTAGCAAAATTAACATATCTCGTATGGAACCATGACAAAGAGATCCAGCATATTGATACAGTAAGAGCCTATACATTTGGCTCTCATTACTTTGTGGAGGTTGATATTGTATTGCCAGAAGATATGCTTTTGAGCCAAGCTCATAATATCGGTGAAACATTACAAGAAAAGCTCGAGAAACTTCCAGAGGTTGAAAGAGCTTTTGTTCACATAGACTTCGAGTTTACACACAGACCAGAACACAAAAGCaaagcatga
- the LOC140959204 gene encoding metal tolerance protein 10-like isoform X2 gives MENFHESGCLPDTLSEDELKQLARRERMAINVSNIANLFLFVIKVYASAESKSLAVIASTLDSFLDLLSGLILWFTAYAMKNPNQYRYPIGKKRMQPVGIIVFASVMATLGLQIILESVRQLFAKSGPDMNHEKEMWMIGIMVSVTAVKFVLMMYCRQFKNEIVRAYAKDHFFDVVTNSVGLATGVLAIRFYRWIDPTGAIIIALYTIITWAKTVFENVRSLIGRTAPPDFLAKLTYLVWNHDKEIQHIDTVRAYTFGSHYFVEVDIVLPEDMLLSQAHNIGETLQEKLEKLPEVERAFVHIDFEFTHRPEHKSKA, from the exons ATGGAGAACTTTCATGAATCTGGCTGTTTACCGGATACTCTGTCAGAG GATGAATTGAAGCAACTTGCCAGGAGAGAAAGGATGGCGATTAATGTGTCAAACATAGCCAATCTGTTCCTTTTTGTCATAAAAGTTTATGCTTCAGCTGAAAGCAAATCTTTGGCTGTAATTGCGTCAACCCTGGATTCTTTTCTAGACCTATTGTCTGGGCTGATCCTGTGGTTTACTGCCTATGCCATGAAAAATCCAAACCAGTACCGCTACCCAATTGGAAAGAAACGAATGCAGCCGGTC GGGATTATCGTTTTTGCATCTGTTATGGCAACTTTGGGATTGCAAATAATTCTAGAGTCTGTAAGGCAACTGTTTGCAAAG TCTGGTCCAGATATGAACCATGAGAAGGAGATGTGGATGATAGGAATCATGGTTTCTGTTACCGCTGTGAAGTTTGTATTAATGATGTATTGTCGACAATTCAAGAATGAAATAGTTAGAGCCTATGCTAAAGATCATTTCTTCGATGTCGTTACTAATTCAGTCGGGCTGGCAACTGGTGTATTAGCAATTCGATTCTACAGGTGGATTGATCCTACAGGAGCTATAATC ATAGCATTATACACAATCATAACCTGGGCAAAAACAGTTTTTGAAAACGTGCGATCATTGATCGGAAGAACAGCTCCTCCAGATTTTCTAGCAAAATTAACATATCTCGTATGGAACCATGACAAAGAGATCCAGCATATTGATACAGTAAGAGCCTATACATTTGGCTCTCATTACTTTGTGGAGGTTGATATTGTATTGCCAGAAGATATGCTTTTGAGCCAAGCTCATAATATCGGTGAAACATTACAAGAAAAGCTCGAGAAACTTCCAGAGGTTGAAAGAGCTTTTGTTCACATAGACTTCGAGTTTACACACAGACCAGAACACAAAAGCaaagcatga